A single window of Candidatus Methanoperedens sp. DNA harbors:
- a CDS encoding translation initiation factor IF-6, giving the protein MKRKLNISGSPVLGVFATCTDEFVFVPYDASDEIIGELEESLGVTACRTAVSGSSIIGSLMRGNNSGMMVAGFVLEKEIRAIRKHIKAARLTEEHNAAGNLILANDTAALVHPDLSEKSIKIIQRTLEVEVRRGTLGGLKTVGMAGIATNKGVLVHPKSSPAEISVIEELFKLPVNIGTVNFGSPLVGSGILANCKGYVVGEETTSPEISRIEDTLGFQ; this is encoded by the coding sequence TTGAAACGTAAATTGAATATTTCAGGCAGCCCCGTACTGGGCGTTTTTGCAACGTGTACGGATGAATTTGTTTTTGTACCTTATGATGCATCTGATGAAATCATAGGGGAACTGGAAGAATCACTTGGTGTTACAGCATGCCGTACTGCTGTAAGCGGAAGTTCCATCATAGGTTCATTGATGCGGGGAAACAATAGCGGGATGATGGTAGCAGGTTTTGTCCTGGAAAAAGAGATCAGGGCTATAAGGAAACATATCAAAGCAGCAAGGTTAACCGAAGAACACAACGCAGCAGGAAACCTTATTTTAGCCAATGATACGGCTGCCCTTGTTCATCCTGACCTTTCTGAAAAGTCCATCAAAATAATCCAGAGAACTCTCGAGGTTGAAGTCCGGAGAGGCACTCTTGGCGGTTTAAAGACCGTTGGAATGGCAGGTATAGCCACAAACAAAGGTGTACTTGTTCATCCTAAATCAAGTCCTGCCGAAATATCGGTAATTGAAGAACTGTTCAAACTACCAGTCAATATAGGAACGGTTAATTTTGGTTCTCCCCTGGTTGGTTCAGGTATTCTTGCCAATTGTAAAGGCTATGTGGTCGGCGAAGAAACCACCAGCCCTGAGATAAGCAGGATAGAAGATACACTGGGGTTCCAGTAG
- a CDS encoding 50S ribosomal protein L31e has protein sequence MADIERIYTIPLSDARKVPRWKRAECAVRKVRAYLGKHLKTELDEVKIDKTINEKLWERGSMKPPLKLRVRAVKFEAGGVQAELAPE, from the coding sequence ATGGCAGATATTGAAAGAATTTATACTATTCCCCTTTCGGATGCAAGGAAAGTTCCGCGCTGGAAAAGAGCAGAATGCGCAGTCAGGAAAGTAAGAGCATATCTTGGGAAACACCTGAAGACAGAACTTGACGAGGTCAAGATCGACAAGACCATCAACGAGAAACTCTGGGAGAGAGGCTCAATGAAACCGCCATTGAAATTAAGAGTAAGGGCGGTCAAGTTCGAAGCCGGTGGCGTTCAGGCTGAACTCGCCCCGGAATAA
- a CDS encoding 50S ribosomal protein L39e, producing MTQRTKAKKKRLAKHQNQNQRLPAWVIVKTKRNVMTHPKRRNWRRSTLKV from the coding sequence ATGACTCAAAGGACAAAAGCAAAGAAGAAAAGACTGGCAAAACACCAGAATCAGAACCAGCGCCTCCCGGCATGGGTTATTGTAAAGACCAAGAGAAATGTAATGACCCACCCGAAGAGACGCAACTGGAGAAGAAGCACACTTAAGGTTTAA
- a CDS encoding hydroxymethylglutaryl-CoA reductase, degradative, with protein sequence MAKTSKISGFYKQSPEERLKIVSEFSGLSEEEASCIGATGALSLDAADRMVENLIGVMEVPMGIAVNFRINGRDYLIPMAIEEPSVIAAASNAAKMAREGGGFTTSSTGPVMMGQIQAVGIKDPNGARLNILEKKDEIIRRANDVDPILVKFGGGAKDVEVRVIDTPSGKMLITHLVVDCRDAMGANAVNTMAETVAPYIEELTGGRVYLRIISNFADKRLMRAKAVFPKEAIGGEEVVDGILAAYHFAAGDPYRAATHNKGIMNGVSAAVLATGNDTRAIEAGAHVYASRSGVYRPLSCYEKNANGDLVATIEMPMAVGLVGGATKTNPIARAAVKILGVKSATEMGEVFAALGLAQNFAAMRALATEGIQRGHMGLHSRNVAIQAGATGDLVDQIADIMVREKKVRADRAKELLDEMMEKRK encoded by the coding sequence ATGGCAAAAACATCAAAGATATCAGGTTTTTATAAGCAGAGCCCGGAAGAAAGGCTCAAAATAGTGTCCGAATTTTCAGGTCTCTCTGAAGAAGAAGCATCATGCATAGGCGCAACTGGCGCGCTTTCACTTGATGCCGCTGACCGGATGGTGGAAAACCTCATTGGGGTTATGGAAGTACCGATGGGTATTGCTGTGAATTTCCGGATTAATGGCAGGGATTATCTTATTCCTATGGCTATTGAAGAACCTTCAGTCATAGCCGCAGCGAGCAATGCGGCGAAGATGGCGCGGGAAGGCGGGGGATTCACAACGAGCAGCACAGGTCCTGTTATGATGGGGCAGATACAGGCTGTCGGGATAAAAGACCCGAACGGCGCAAGACTGAATATCCTTGAGAAAAAAGATGAAATAATCAGGCGCGCAAATGATGTTGACCCGATACTTGTTAAATTCGGCGGAGGCGCAAAGGATGTGGAAGTCAGGGTGATTGACACGCCTTCCGGGAAAATGCTCATAACGCACCTTGTGGTGGATTGCAGGGATGCCATGGGTGCAAATGCCGTGAATACGATGGCCGAAACTGTGGCGCCTTATATTGAGGAACTCACGGGAGGGCGCGTGTACCTGAGGATTATTTCAAATTTTGCAGATAAACGTTTGATGAGGGCAAAAGCGGTTTTCCCGAAAGAGGCAATAGGTGGAGAAGAAGTTGTAGACGGTATCCTTGCAGCATATCATTTTGCTGCAGGCGACCCGTACAGGGCAGCGACCCATAACAAAGGTATCATGAACGGGGTCTCAGCAGCGGTGCTTGCTACAGGCAATGATACAAGGGCAATAGAAGCCGGAGCGCATGTTTACGCATCGCGAAGCGGAGTTTACCGTCCTCTCTCGTGCTATGAGAAAAATGCAAATGGCGATCTTGTCGCAACAATAGAAATGCCAATGGCCGTAGGTCTTGTGGGCGGAGCAACAAAGACAAACCCGATAGCGCGCGCAGCTGTAAAGATCCTTGGAGTAAAGTCAGCTACAGAAATGGGAGAGGTATTTGCGGCTCTCGGTCTTGCCCAGAATTTCGCAGCAATGCGTGCGCTTGCTACAGAAGGTATCCAGAGGGGTCATATGGGGCTTCACTCAAGGAATGTGGCGATCCAGGCAGGTGCAACCGGTGACCTGGTGGATCAAATAGCCGATATTATGGTCAGGGAAAAGAAGGTAAGGGCTGATAGGGCAAAGGAACTGCTGGATGAGATGATGGAAAAAAGGAAATAA
- a CDS encoding copper amine oxidase: MNKKVVILILLMTSIAIFSGCVWQDMKTIDEENNTGNITISTIPGSTQELKKFSSAYELREYLKASSQSTGASGGFWMGRDLAIAESGMGRATAVPAAAVPNGETKSIQAPSGDTATAYSKTNIQVEGVDEADFVKNDGKYIYVIAQNRLVILDAFPASESKILSSTLIEGRPKDIFVNGDRLLIFIEDTDTVYGIPEYDYMPRPRDTMKTVALVYDISNRKNPGEVANYSVSGSYFQSRMIGDNVYFIAKDQVYYYNDFVDMPVIRKGSARIMAPDVYYFDNPEQNYVFHTIASINIKKTDSINAKTFMMGYSDNLYVSRNNIYITYRKNMPVLYYESQREERFYEVVLPLLPQDARNKINEIKNSNLGQHEKWDKISSILEDTFNRMTEKEKQQYQEDVRKAVEEYEIKLAQEREKTVIQKIGIENGAIEYKTKGEVPGSLLNQFSMDESGDYFRVATTSQFWTQNSNTQYNNVYVLDSDLKIAGKLEKIAQDERIYSTRFIGDRLYMVTFKRMDPLFVIDLKDPGKPQVLGQLKIPGFSDYLHPYDENHIIGVGKETAENEWGGVSIKGVKVSLFDVSDVNNPKQIDTYEIGKAGTDSEALRDHKAFLFDKKKNLLVIPIREVTEKGQFDSRYGYSREKVWQGAYVFDLTPNGFKLKGKISHFDDFEEQYYYWNSPGAVRRSLFMDDVLYTISARKVMMNDLKDISGINSIDLPFSKNLYNEYGWN, encoded by the coding sequence ATGAACAAAAAAGTAGTAATTCTGATATTATTAATGACAAGCATTGCGATTTTTAGCGGGTGCGTCTGGCAGGACATGAAAACAATAGATGAGGAAAATAATACCGGGAACATTACAATCTCCACGATTCCCGGGTCAACTCAGGAATTGAAGAAATTCTCATCAGCATACGAATTGCGGGAATATCTGAAAGCAAGTTCGCAAAGTACAGGTGCATCCGGTGGTTTCTGGATGGGAAGGGATCTTGCAATTGCAGAATCAGGAATGGGAAGGGCAACGGCCGTGCCAGCGGCAGCTGTTCCTAACGGAGAAACAAAGAGCATTCAAGCCCCTTCCGGGGACACAGCAACGGCTTATTCAAAAACAAATATCCAGGTTGAGGGCGTGGATGAGGCTGATTTTGTGAAGAACGATGGAAAATATATCTATGTTATTGCCCAGAACAGGCTTGTTATCCTGGATGCATTTCCTGCATCTGAATCAAAAATCCTTTCCTCCACATTGATCGAGGGAAGGCCAAAGGATATATTCGTGAATGGCGACAGGCTCTTAATTTTCATAGAAGATACTGATACTGTCTACGGTATTCCGGAATATGATTATATGCCAAGGCCAAGAGACACTATGAAAACAGTAGCCCTGGTATATGATATCTCAAACAGGAAAAATCCCGGTGAAGTGGCGAATTACAGTGTCAGTGGCAGTTATTTCCAGTCAAGGATGATAGGGGATAATGTATATTTCATCGCAAAGGATCAGGTTTATTATTACAATGATTTCGTGGATATGCCTGTCATAAGAAAAGGGTCAGCCAGGATCATGGCCCCTGATGTGTATTACTTTGATAATCCGGAACAGAATTACGTTTTCCATACGATCGCTTCTATCAATATTAAAAAAACAGACAGCATCAATGCGAAGACATTCATGATGGGTTATTCTGACAATTTGTATGTTTCCCGGAATAATATATACATCACTTACAGGAAAAATATGCCCGTATTGTATTACGAATCGCAGCGTGAGGAACGGTTCTATGAGGTGGTTTTGCCGCTACTTCCACAGGATGCCCGCAATAAGATAAATGAGATAAAGAACAGTAACCTTGGCCAGCATGAGAAATGGGATAAAATATCATCCATTCTTGAAGATACTTTCAACAGGATGACGGAAAAAGAAAAACAACAATACCAGGAAGATGTCCGGAAAGCAGTTGAAGAATATGAAATAAAACTCGCACAGGAAAGGGAAAAGACGGTCATCCAGAAAATAGGTATTGAAAATGGCGCTATCGAATATAAGACTAAAGGCGAAGTGCCGGGAAGCCTTCTGAACCAGTTCTCCATGGATGAATCCGGGGATTATTTCAGGGTTGCCACCACTTCGCAGTTCTGGACACAGAACAGCAACACCCAGTACAATAACGTATATGTCCTTGATAGCGATCTTAAAATTGCGGGGAAACTTGAAAAAATAGCTCAGGATGAAAGAATATACTCCACACGATTCATCGGGGACAGGCTATACATGGTGACATTCAAGAGAATGGACCCGTTGTTCGTGATAGACCTCAAAGACCCCGGTAAACCGCAAGTGCTTGGCCAGCTCAAGATTCCAGGATTCTCAGATTACCTGCACCCGTATGATGAAAACCATATAATCGGGGTTGGTAAAGAAACCGCCGAGAATGAGTGGGGCGGCGTGTCGATAAAAGGTGTGAAAGTGTCGCTCTTTGATGTATCTGATGTCAATAATCCAAAACAGATAGATACTTATGAAATCGGAAAAGCCGGAACGGATTCCGAGGCACTTCGTGACCATAAGGCATTCCTCTTTGATAAGAAGAAGAATCTGCTTGTGATTCCAATCAGGGAGGTCACGGAGAAAGGGCAATTTGACAGCAGGTATGGCTATTCCAGGGAAAAAGTATGGCAGGGCGCTTATGTATTCGATTTGACCCCAAACGGCTTCAAGCTCAAGGGCAAGATATCGCACTTCGATGATTTCGAGGAGCAATATTATTACTGGAATTCACCAGGCGCAGTTCGCAGGTCATTATTCATGGATGATGTGCTCTACACGATATCCGCAAGAAAGGTTATGATGAATGATCTTAAGGATATCAGCGGGATAAACAGCATCGATCTGCCGTTCTCGAAGAACCTGTACAATGAGTATGGGTGGAACTGA
- a CDS encoding PHP domain-containing protein encodes MRFDLHIHSNHSSDSGLTIDDILRRAVEKDLDGIAICDHNTITGNFLARKRAKDLNLPLMVIPGIEVSTTQGHLIVLGARGSIPPDLSPQETISIARQLGGVIIAAHPFKTRSLGNVKGLDVDAIETFNSRCIFRENKKAEKMALELGKPQVGGSDSHMLATIGIGFTEIDAEPFMESVLKAIREGRTRPGGRIVPLYVIIFQIMRRFFRRMKTII; translated from the coding sequence ATGCGTTTTGACCTGCATATCCATTCAAATCATTCCTCAGACAGCGGATTGACTATCGATGATATCCTGAGAAGGGCTGTGGAAAAGGATCTGGACGGGATCGCAATATGCGACCACAATACTATAACCGGGAATTTTCTTGCCCGCAAGCGTGCAAAGGATTTGAATCTTCCATTGATGGTTATTCCTGGCATAGAAGTATCAACCACGCAGGGTCATCTTATCGTACTGGGGGCAAGGGGGAGCATTCCCCCGGATCTTTCCCCTCAGGAGACGATCAGTATTGCAAGACAACTCGGAGGCGTTATAATAGCAGCGCATCCTTTTAAGACCAGGAGCCTGGGTAATGTGAAAGGGCTTGATGTTGATGCAATTGAGACATTCAATTCAAGATGCATATTCAGGGAGAACAAAAAAGCGGAAAAAATGGCATTGGAGTTAGGAAAACCGCAAGTGGGAGGAAGTGATTCACACATGCTTGCAACGATCGGGATCGGATTTACGGAAATAGATGCAGAACCTTTTATGGAATCAGTATTGAAAGCCATCAGGGAAGGCAGAACCCGTCCGGGAGGGAGGATCGTACCTTTATATGTAATTATATTCCAGATAATGCGCAGGTTTTTCAGGCGCATGAAAACAATTATTTGA
- a CDS encoding DUF1699 family protein codes for MKVVFRIIGSEEDLKDIEGKEENVHFCFRPSEKNIFELVNKAEKLKRIQLPSSYQKTISNTTKTLLKMKNIKLLTGDIWGHRTDIDRFAEIEV; via the coding sequence ATGAAAGTAGTTTTCAGAATAATTGGCTCCGAAGAAGACCTCAAAGATATTGAAGGGAAAGAAGAAAATGTACATTTCTGTTTCAGGCCATCTGAAAAAAACATATTCGAACTGGTAAACAAAGCGGAAAAGTTAAAAAGAATACAGTTGCCGTCATCTTACCAGAAAACAATATCTAATACTACAAAAACGCTTTTAAAAATGAAAAATATAAAATTGTTAACAGGGGATATCTGGGGTCACAGGACAGACATTGACAGGTTTGCAGAGATAGAAGTTTAA
- a CDS encoding methyltransferase: MNIYYKNTIIKANHHVYEPAEDSFLLAEAALDEIKGSERILEVGCGSGIISAVIKKNTNARITGIDINPYAAACTRDNGVEAIRGDLLNCIRGKFDIIIFNPPYLPTNESERTNDWINIALDGGYDGRQIINRFIEDAVHHLEDNGRIIILLSSFTGIGEVKSKMKELGYDIKEKNTERISFEILLVIVATKRDEKTIF, encoded by the coding sequence ATGAATATTTACTATAAAAATACAATTATCAAAGCAAATCACCACGTTTATGAACCTGCAGAAGATTCTTTTCTGCTGGCAGAGGCAGCTCTGGATGAGATAAAAGGTTCGGAGCGGATTTTGGAAGTGGGCTGCGGAAGCGGTATAATCTCAGCTGTTATTAAGAAAAATACAAATGCAAGGATCACAGGTATCGATATAAATCCTTATGCGGCAGCATGCACAAGAGACAACGGAGTTGAAGCAATAAGGGGTGATTTATTGAACTGTATCAGGGGGAAATTTGACATAATAATATTCAATCCGCCTTATCTTCCTACTAATGAATCTGAAAGGACGAACGACTGGATAAATATTGCACTGGACGGGGGATACGATGGCAGGCAAATAATTAACCGGTTCATTGAGGATGCTGTACATCATCTTGAAGACAATGGGCGGATAATTATTCTTCTTTCCTCATTCACGGGAATAGGAGAAGTAAAATCAAAGATGAAAGAACTGGGTTATGATATAAAAGAAAAGAACACAGAGAGAATTAGTTTTGAGATACTTCTGGTCATAGTAGCAACAAAAAGGGATGAAAAAACCATTTTTTGA
- the cdhA gene encoding CO dehydrogenase/acetyl-CoA synthase complex subunit epsilon — MTLKKGSFVIEGLENVQINIGKVGAEEEQIAQGPTPRPEIIGLRDWDYRVIDRYNPVYTPTGDTCDFCTYGKCDLTGNKEGACGIDLEGQSARQALMTSIMGAACHSAHGRHLLNYLIKKYGEDFKIDVGPSNLQAPLTETIMGIQPKTIGDFRPVLDYVEEQLTQLIATTNTGQEGAARDFESKALHAGMLDLLGMEVADIIQISCLGFPKSDEKAPMADIGMGILDPKKPVVICVGHNIAAPAYILDNMDRNGQFDKIEIAGLCCTAHDMTRYNKTAKIIGSMSKELKYIRSGIPDVLVTDEQCVRADVLKEAQKLHIPVIATNEKITYGLPDRSNDSVDAIIDDLVSGKQPGAVLLDFEKIGELVPKLAMKMGPIRKAKGLTALPDDEEFKKLVAKCTKCLQCTRDCPESLPISDAMAAAVKGDLSLFEILHDRCVGCGRCDYSCPSDIPVLNVIEKASQRVIREEKGKMRIGRGQIGDPEIREEGRNLVLGTTPGVLAFVGCGNYPDGTKDVYDIVEEMIQRSYIIITSGCSAMDVGMFKDKEGKTLYERYPGRFVKGNLLNTGSCVSNAHIAATTIKVASIFAGRKTKGNWEEIADYVLNRVGAVGIAWGAYSQKAFAIGTGCNRLGIPVVVGPHGTKYRRAFIGKPYRKETWNVLDGRDGSVINVEPAPEHLMITAETKDELMPLLAKLCFRPSDNSLGRAIKLTHYIELSEKYLKKMPDDWHIYVRNEADLPVAKREQLMKLLEEKGWKIDWEKKKILEGPLRKVDVSFQPTNVPRLCKEVKK; from the coding sequence ATGACCCTAAAGAAAGGAAGTTTTGTAATAGAAGGATTGGAGAATGTCCAGATAAACATAGGTAAAGTGGGCGCAGAAGAAGAACAAATTGCGCAAGGGCCCACGCCCAGACCAGAAATCATTGGTCTTCGGGACTGGGATTATCGTGTTATTGACCGGTATAACCCGGTTTATACACCGACAGGCGATACATGTGATTTCTGCACATACGGTAAATGTGATCTTACAGGGAATAAGGAGGGAGCGTGCGGGATAGACCTGGAGGGACAGTCGGCGCGGCAGGCGCTGATGACAAGTATTATGGGTGCTGCATGCCACTCAGCCCATGGGAGACATCTCCTGAACTATCTCATAAAGAAGTACGGGGAAGATTTTAAAATTGATGTCGGGCCAAGTAACCTGCAGGCACCTCTTACTGAAACAATAATGGGAATACAACCAAAAACAATCGGTGATTTCCGTCCTGTCCTTGATTATGTGGAAGAGCAGCTAACACAGCTCATTGCTACTACAAATACAGGCCAGGAAGGGGCAGCGCGGGACTTTGAGTCCAAGGCCCTTCATGCAGGAATGCTTGATCTTCTTGGTATGGAAGTCGCAGATATCATCCAGATTTCATGCCTCGGATTCCCAAAATCAGATGAAAAAGCCCCGATGGCCGATATCGGAATGGGAATACTTGATCCCAAAAAACCCGTAGTTATATGTGTGGGGCATAATATTGCGGCGCCTGCGTACATTCTTGATAATATGGACAGGAACGGGCAATTCGATAAAATAGAGATCGCAGGATTGTGCTGCACAGCCCACGACATGACGCGTTATAACAAAACTGCAAAGATCATCGGTTCCATGAGCAAGGAACTTAAATATATCAGGTCAGGAATACCCGATGTCCTGGTCACTGACGAACAATGTGTCAGGGCAGATGTATTAAAGGAAGCACAAAAACTTCATATTCCTGTCATTGCCACGAATGAAAAAATCACTTACGGATTACCGGACAGGTCAAATGACAGCGTGGATGCGATCATCGATGACCTTGTGAGTGGAAAGCAGCCAGGCGCAGTGCTTCTCGATTTTGAAAAGATCGGGGAACTTGTCCCGAAACTTGCTATGAAGATGGGGCCGATAAGGAAAGCCAAAGGATTAACTGCGCTTCCGGATGATGAGGAATTCAAGAAACTTGTTGCAAAATGTACAAAATGTCTCCAGTGCACACGCGACTGCCCGGAGAGCCTCCCGATTTCGGATGCCATGGCGGCTGCGGTAAAAGGCGACCTTTCGCTTTTTGAGATACTCCATGACAGATGCGTTGGATGCGGACGATGTGATTACAGCTGCCCTTCTGACATACCTGTATTGAATGTGATCGAGAAAGCTTCACAGCGTGTGATAAGAGAAGAAAAAGGTAAAATGCGGATCGGGAGAGGACAGATCGGCGACCCTGAGATCCGTGAGGAGGGGCGCAATCTTGTCCTTGGAACAACGCCGGGAGTGCTTGCTTTTGTAGGATGCGGCAATTACCCGGACGGCACGAAGGATGTTTATGATATTGTTGAAGAGATGATACAGCGCAGTTATATTATAATTACTTCGGGCTGCTCTGCCATGGATGTGGGAATGTTCAAAGATAAAGAAGGGAAGACCCTTTATGAGCGCTATCCCGGAAGATTCGTCAAAGGCAACCTTCTTAACACGGGTTCGTGCGTTTCAAATGCCCACATAGCTGCCACAACAATAAAAGTGGCTTCGATATTTGCAGGAAGAAAAACAAAAGGCAACTGGGAAGAAATTGCGGATTACGTCCTGAACAGGGTTGGAGCCGTTGGGATAGCCTGGGGGGCTTATTCCCAGAAAGCATTCGCTATCGGAACCGGCTGCAACAGGCTTGGTATCCCCGTGGTTGTAGGGCCTCACGGAACCAAATACAGGAGAGCTTTTATCGGCAAACCTTACAGGAAAGAGACCTGGAATGTTCTTGATGGAAGAGACGGTTCAGTCATCAATGTCGAGCCTGCACCCGAACATCTCATGATAACGGCAGAGACAAAGGATGAACTCATGCCGCTTCTTGCCAAACTATGTTTCAGGCCAAGCGATAACAGTCTTGGACGTGCAATAAAACTCACCCATTATATTGAATTGAGCGAAAAATACCTGAAAAAGATGCCGGATGACTGGCATATTTATGTGCGAAATGAAGCGGACCTTCCGGTAGCTAAAAGGGAGCAACTTATGAAACTGCTGGAAGAAAAGGGATGGAAGATCGATTGGGAGAAAAAGAAAATACTTGAAGGGCCGCTCAGGAAAGTTGATGTTTCATTCCAGCCCACTAATGTTCCCCGCCTGTGCAAGGAGGTCAAAAAATGA
- the cdhB gene encoding CO dehydrogenase/acetyl-CoA synthase complex subunit epsilon, with product MNAKKQEEKVIDTTRQAVPYQTGNIPGPEMARAVMPAVPGKMLAKAKRPLLIVGSKIDSEEVLARVVTMGKAGIQIASVGDSYKYLADKGLNAHYMNMHALASYLCDPRWPGFDGKGGYDLVVFFGITYYYASQAISALKNFSNIKVISIDKYYHPNADMSFGNLKQDVFIAALDEVIAQLPK from the coding sequence ATGAACGCAAAGAAACAGGAAGAAAAGGTAATCGACACCACCCGCCAGGCTGTGCCTTACCAGACAGGCAATATTCCCGGACCCGAAATGGCTCGCGCAGTGATGCCGGCAGTTCCCGGAAAAATGCTTGCAAAGGCAAAACGCCCTCTGTTGATCGTGGGTTCAAAGATCGATTCTGAAGAAGTATTAGCGCGGGTCGTCACAATGGGAAAAGCCGGGATACAAATAGCTTCTGTCGGTGACTCTTATAAATATCTCGCTGATAAGGGACTTAATGCGCATTATATGAATATGCATGCGCTTGCATCATATCTTTGCGACCCCCGGTGGCCGGGATTTGATGGAAAAGGAGGGTATGACCTTGTTGTATTTTTCGGAATAACCTACTATTACGCATCCCAGGCCATATCTGCTCTTAAGAATTTCTCAAATATTAAAGTAATTTCCATAGATAAATACTATCATCCGAATGCGGATATGTCATTCGGTAATCTCAAGCAGGACGTGTTCATTGCAGCACTTGATGAAGTTATAGCCCAGTTACCAAAATAA
- the cdhC gene encoding CO dehydrogenase/CO-methylating acetyl-CoA synthase complex subunit beta, with amino-acid sequence MANEFPFEISPMFEGERVRKDDMFVELAGPKSRGFELVRAAGVDEVEDGKFTLIGPDLSQMEEGSRHPYAMIYRVAGKLVEPDLEAIVERRNHDFQNYIQGYMHLNQRYDVWVRINKDAIKKGLTSFEQIAKATMMLFKNELSFIEKIDATYITDPGEVDKRREEAIKIYEARDARTRGLHDEDVDVFYGCTLCQSFAPTNACVVTPDRISLCGAINWFDGRAAAKVDPEGPQFAIPKGEVIDAIGGEYSGVNEKAVALSGGEYSRIKIHSFFEYPHTSCGCFEVVGFYIPEVDGIGWVDRDFTGIAPNGLAFSTMAGQTGGGKQIIGFLGVGVNYFRSPKFIQPDGGWKRVVWMPKNLKEKIKADIPPELVDKLPTEENANDLKTLKEFLEKSQHPIMERWKTEAAAPEAEATSETQAVPGGWSMPMSMPSMPAGMPLMPMQFGGGDGGVKLSFKNARISIDRIVFKKTEK; translated from the coding sequence ATGGCAAACGAATTTCCCTTTGAAATCTCACCTATGTTTGAGGGTGAACGTGTACGGAAAGATGATATGTTTGTTGAACTCGCAGGTCCCAAATCGCGTGGGTTTGAGCTTGTAAGGGCAGCAGGAGTAGACGAGGTAGAGGACGGAAAATTTACTCTTATTGGTCCTGACCTCTCCCAGATGGAGGAAGGCTCGCGCCATCCTTATGCGATGATATACCGGGTTGCAGGAAAACTTGTGGAACCTGACCTTGAAGCGATCGTGGAGAGGCGGAACCACGATTTCCAGAATTATATACAGGGTTATATGCATCTTAACCAGCGGTATGATGTGTGGGTGAGGATAAACAAGGATGCTATTAAGAAGGGTCTTACATCTTTCGAGCAGATAGCTAAAGCCACAATGATGCTTTTTAAGAATGAATTATCTTTTATTGAGAAGATCGATGCAACATATATAACCGATCCTGGTGAAGTAGATAAACGAAGAGAAGAAGCAATAAAGATATATGAGGCAAGAGATGCAAGGACCCGCGGCCTTCATGACGAGGACGTGGATGTGTTCTATGGCTGCACATTATGCCAGAGTTTTGCCCCGACAAATGCATGCGTTGTTACACCTGACAGGATATCCCTGTGCGGGGCTATCAACTGGTTTGACGGCCGCGCCGCAGCAAAGGTTGATCCCGAAGGACCTCAGTTCGCTATTCCAAAAGGCGAAGTGATCGACGCGATAGGTGGGGAATATTCAGGCGTGAACGAGAAGGCTGTAGCGCTATCGGGCGGTGAATATTCGCGCATCAAGATACATTCTTTCTTCGAATACCCGCATACAAGCTGCGGATGCTTTGAAGTAGTAGGATTTTATATTCCTGAAGTGGATGGAATAGGATGGGTTGACAGGGATTTCACAGGCATTGCCCCTAACGGCCTTGCTTTCTCAACAATGGCTGGACAGACAGGCGGCGGTAAACAGATCATAGGTTTCCTCGGGGTTGGCGTGAATTATTTCCGCTCGCCAAAATTCATTCAGCCTGATGGCGGATGGAAGCGGGTCGTATGGATGCCAAAGAACCTGAAAGAGAAGATAAAAGCAGATATTCCTCCCGAACTTGTTGATAAATTACCAACTGAAGAAAATGCTAATGATCTTAAGACCTTAAAAGAGTTCCTTGAGAAAAGCCAGCACCCGATAATGGAGCGCTGGAAAACAGAGGCTGCTGCCCCTGAAGCAGAAGCAACATCCGAGACCCAGGCAGTGCCCGGCGGATGGTCAATGCCTATGTCTATGCCTTCCATGCCTGCCGGGATGCCCTTGATGCCGATGCAATTTGGCGGCGGGGACGGAGGAGTGAAGCTGAGTTTCAAAAATGCCAGGATATCTATTGATCGCATTGTGTTCAAGAAAACAGAGAAATGA